The Cryptomeria japonica chromosome 6, Sugi_1.0, whole genome shotgun sequence genomic interval agGTATTATAATTATTGTTACTTTGAATATTTTTAGATTAGATTATGTGAGTTTTTGTCTTCgtcaatattttggatcacattTCATGATCTGTTCATCATCaagatctatattttttttttctcttgatcACTCATACtaataataaattaatcataaagTGTGAACCAAAATATCGATGAAATCAGAAACTCACATAatctaatccaaaaacattcaaatcaaTATTATAAAACTGTCAAAATTTTATGTAATTAATAATGTTACTCAGCAAAAAGTTACATCATTATATATAAAACTTCATAAAAATGTGTACCTACAATTTTACCACTCACTTTTACCACTCACTGATTTTTGTTCCTCATCCTATGATCTAGAAACCTCCTATTTAGCCTTTCACCCTACACATTGTTTATTCTTTTGGTATAAAAACCCAAATAACAATAGTGGGTATCATCAACAGGTTAAACACCCAGCATGATGTTTGTTACATTGTTTGCTATTTCAGCTTGTAGCAGGCACATTGAAACAAACAATTTCAGCTGATTTATCATTTTTCAAAGGGTTTACCAGCATGATGTTTGTTACATTGTTTGCTATTTCAGCTTGTAGCAGGCACATTGAAACAAACAATTTCAGCTGATTTATCATTTTTCAAAGGGTTTAAGGGATTTAATTTTTATGATAGCAATATTTCTGAATTTTTAATTGAGAGGAACGGGAAGTTCAATTCAGCGATCCAGAATTTAAACTCTCTAAATGACGAATCCCTATATGATCTCAAAGTACAGATCATGATATTTCTAATTTATTACGCAACTAACATGATGCCAGCAATGAACAACTATAATCCTAAACATAGTAGGGGGTCAGGAGCAGAATACTTACAACGTAAGCGCTTGAAATATCTCACTAATCCAGCTGAAAGCATTCCAGTgacaacatcattcactgtctgcATACTCAATTCAATAAAACATTAAATCACATAAGATAGATTAGATTTCTACAGTTTATAACGtttcttgttttgtttttgaattttattgTATGATTTTGTATGCATCAATATATTAGATCATCGAAATGAAAAAAATGTAGAaaaaactcacaaaacaacaaacaTTAATGTGTCATTAGCTAACAAAGGCTAGTTATATGCATATGTTTGTATGTACCCCATTAATAGCCTTCTTGACAATAGCAATGTCCTCAAGATCCACAGTAACATGAGCAAGACGCCTGGGATGAGAGGATAGCTTTTGGCGTCCTCTAACCATTCTGCCATCTTTAAGCCACAGGAGAGTTGCAAAAGCATGTACCAAAGTCAACGCACTACACCACAAAGAAACTAGCACAGTCCACATTTTTTGCAGAGTGGCAGTCAAGGTCCATGGAGAACTGTTGTTTCCTTTCTGCAGAGATCGTATGGTGGGCATGGACTCCGGACATGAGCTTTGTCTGGTGCAATCCAAAAAGAGAGACATAAGAGACACACAATCTCCTATACAGTGATGGATTTTGAAAACTACACTGGCTTCTGCCTCTGCTGATCTGTAATTCAATACATAGATTTGCCATAGAGGAATGGAAGGCTCAGGAGGTGAAGCGGTGGCCAGGGAGGCTGTAAACTTCTCCACAAAATCAGCACTCTCTCTATAATGTTCATTCAACTCTACTACTTTGATGTGCTCATCTATATCGAATTCCTTCCTCACCCATTTTCGATTCCCCCAATCAGATTCTGTCTGCATCCACAAACATCTCATGAACCCAAATCAATTCAAACAAAATACCCTACAGAAAACCCCAAATAATTTTTCTAGTTTTACTTCTTGAAATGACTTAGTACTTATGTTGAGCAGTTCAAAACATCAATAGAAACAGAACAGCAATTAAGAAATACCAGAATACACAGAAATTTACAGGGACATCAATATATGATTTAATATCTTTTACATCTAAAGGGAAAAAACAGGACAATATCTTTTACATCCACAGGAAAAACAGGACAATATCTTTTATCAACtcacaaatgattttttttttctaaatatgaagagACAACAAATAAACAAAAAGTAGAGGGAAGAGTAACTATCTGTGACTGTTGAATTTACATATTTAATTTAAACTCGACTTTATTTTTATCTTCAGATAACTGCTTCAATTGAAAGTCAAGTCTTATTTTTATCTTCAAAGACTGTTGAATTGAAAGTCAAGTCTTATTTTTATCTTCAAAAGACTGTTGAATCATCGACATTTCCAATCACATTTACTTCATAAAAACCAATTTTTAGAATACTACTTTAACTACTATTTTAACTGTGAAAAACTAATATTAACTACTTTTCTCAACTTGGTAATGAATCCCTTAATGCTAGAAGTAATTAAACACTTATTTCTAGAAGCAAAACTATTTGCATTgactatgaaaacatcatgcctACTAAAAATCCATAACTCAAACAAGTATCATAAAATATCATATACTGACCACTGTGCCAGAAAACCGCTTATGTTTGCTGAGAACCGATTGCAGAGCTGTTTTCATGGAGGGCACATGAACTGGATTATTTAAGCCCATTATAATCAAGATGTAAGCATCCAACAAAGGATTACAAAATATGGCTCCATAAGGAGACAAGGGTTCCTCATCTTCTTCATGAAAATCATCTCTTTTTACCTTAATGTGCTTCAAACCCAATGTATGTTGGGCCATTGGTTCTGCTCTGCTTTGCTTCAACTCCTCCATGCTCTGTTTTCTCCATCTGTGTTTCTTATATCATGCTACGAGGATACCTATATTCGGTGTTGCCGTACACTCCAAACAAATGATTCACAATCCAATTGAATTGACGGTTGCCAAACAAACAGCCGCATTTGCAGCTGACCTTTAAAAGGGAGTGAATGATTGGGTTCATTTCTAGTATGGTTTAAGTGGGATTTGTTGATTCTGTACAGCTGGCATGTGTAATTTAATGCACCTAGACATGATAGGATCACTAGTCTCTGTTGCATCCGTCACGCGTGGATCGAAGCTCACATATATTCAAACAGCAGTTGGCCTCACTCTATTGGTTACTTCAGGATTGTAACTCGTAACTTCAGGATTGGGTAGAATTTTCCAATAGGATTTGGGTAGTTCATTCATGACATATTTCATCTTCCCAGGTTTGAATACATTCTGAACACAATTGGTTTGAATCCATTTAATATCTTCACCATGATCTTGTACGGTGATGTTATGAGGTTCGCTGGACAATTGAGGATGAACATCAGGCAGAACTTCCAAATTAGAAATGTCCATATGTTATTTATGGTTAAGTAGTTGAGCATATTAGTAGTTGAACAGTTGTTATAGCAATTGTGCTTATAATATTTAGTCTTACATCAGGCATAACTTCCAAGTTAGAAATGTTCATATGTTATTTATGGTTAAGTAGTTGAGCATATTTTAAGGTTCAAATAGTAATTGGACACTTGTTATAGCAATTGTGCTTATAATATTTAGTCTTGACACATGTTAAATATGTCGTAATGTGAAGTCAATTAGGAATCGTCTTCCGTATGTGTCATACAAGTTGTCTTCAATTAAGACTATGCTCCCGTATGTGTCATACATGTTGTTGTGTGAGttgtacttactatatttagtaagttgtctccAACTAGGACCCTACAACTTGGTTGTATTGGCTTAGTAAATTATTAAGTGATTCATAGTAGAATCAAGTTGGACTCTATATGTGTCAACCTTGTAGACAATTAAGTGCCACATATAGGCTTAGTATTTGCTATGACTATAGTGGTGGCATTGGAAGGGTTAGAGGTGGCAAATTTGAGAATTTAATTATAACATTAAGTTTCTCAAATTTGTATATATAGAGAGTAGCTTTGCCTCATTTGAAAAGAAGGTCAGAATAGttttttgagattgttgtaactctgtaaTTTCCGAGAATCAATATGAAAGACAAAATTTGCCCTTGGTTTTTTTACTGGTATAGTTTTACCAGGTTTTTTCacgtaaatctgtgtgttatgtgttattgttctttgcaaattttctgcacttgttatttttctcacaattggtatcaaagcatcggTTATTTGTGTAGAAGTTGTTTGTTTTTAGA includes:
- the LOC131035695 gene encoding wax ester synthase/diacylglycerol acyltransferase 11, whose amino-acid sequence is MEELKQSRAEPMAQHTLGLKHIKVKRDDFHEEDEEPLSPYGAIFCNPLLDAYILIIMGLNNPVHVPSMKTALQSVLSKHKRFSGTVTESDWGNRKWVRKEFDIDEHIKVVELNEHYRESADFVEKFTASLATASPPEPSIPLWQIYVLNYRSAEAEASVVFKIHHCIGDCVSLMSLFLDCTRQSSCPESMPTIRSLQKGNNSSPWTLTATLQKMWTVLVSLWCSALTLVHAFATLLWLKDGRMVRGRQKLSSHPRRLAHVTVDLEDIAIVKKAINGTVNDVVTGMLSAGLVRYFKRLRSKDGARSTTPRIRALVPVNIRSSGGLHKMEEMMSGNKARWGNAFGMWILPIEVKQQQQYLEYCRLAKDQSDMKKASFEAPFTHSFVDMLLRLFGWQAPAAVTLRMLYNTTLVFSNVLGPLEQVQFLDNPVSHIVTTVSGLPQGLVVHFQSYAEKAKFIAMAADNIFSEPDKLCMDCAYALSQMKKEALLLNDNTSNN